One Pyrococcus furiosus DSM 3638 genomic region harbors:
- the cobS gene encoding adenosylcobinamide-GDP ribazoletransferase yields MKNLIQFMTRVPIKGDFEKAREEVWMLPLLTPLTAFIPSLILYLNIPLKNVLSILSLYWVIGLLHLDGLADWADGIMVKGDREKKVRAMKDVNTGIAGTFAVVMILLIQVYSLFSAPFYSIYLAELNSKMAMLLALATKKPLGEGLGKYFMDKLTTKRVFLGGVLYALLLIPILLYDPQSIFALLGLVGGIYAVKISLDNFGGLNGDCIGAVGEITRGATLLILGVWA; encoded by the coding sequence ATGAAGAATTTAATACAATTTATGACGAGGGTTCCGATTAAAGGTGATTTCGAGAAGGCTAGAGAAGAGGTCTGGATGCTTCCCTTGTTAACACCCCTCACAGCTTTTATTCCGTCGTTGATCCTTTATCTTAACATTCCTCTGAAAAATGTTCTCTCGATTCTCTCCCTTTATTGGGTCATTGGTCTACTTCATTTAGATGGGCTTGCTGATTGGGCTGATGGGATTATGGTTAAGGGGGATAGGGAGAAAAAGGTTAGGGCTATGAAAGACGTCAATACTGGTATTGCTGGAACTTTTGCAGTTGTGATGATCCTCTTGATTCAGGTTTACTCTCTCTTCTCTGCGCCATTTTACTCCATTTATCTTGCTGAGTTAAATTCTAAGATGGCCATGCTCTTAGCCTTAGCAACTAAGAAGCCTCTTGGAGAAGGATTGGGAAAGTACTTTATGGATAAGTTGACAACAAAAAGGGTCTTCCTAGGAGGGGTTCTATACGCTCTCCTCTTGATTCCAATTTTGCTCTATGATCCGCAATCAATATTTGCCCTCCTGGGCTTAGTAGGGGGAATTTATGCAGTAAAGATAAGCTTGGACAACTTTGGAGGACTAAATGGTGATTGCATAGGGGCCGTGGGGGAGATAACTAGGGGCGCAACGCTCTTAATCCTGGGGGTTTGGGCATGA
- a CDS encoding NTP transferase domain-containing protein, with amino-acid sequence MIIIMAGGKSSRMGREKPVLKIAGKEMLLWVYEQAEAVGEVLVALSRHTPRTRELCLREGIEFVDTPGRGYVKDVQWLLREFGPFISLSSDIPFVKSSDIYSLLKEFDGKVSLTGVLPLEVVPKDLTPYSYMGYAIVGINGVAKEGEKFFVFSNPLLALNVNTPRELELAKRVAEIIRVRGIR; translated from the coding sequence ATGATAATCATCATGGCTGGCGGGAAGTCCAGTAGGATGGGAAGGGAAAAGCCCGTTCTTAAGATAGCTGGAAAGGAGATGCTTCTCTGGGTTTATGAGCAGGCTGAGGCCGTTGGAGAAGTTTTGGTTGCCCTGTCAAGGCACACTCCCAGGACGAGAGAGCTCTGTCTAAGGGAAGGGATTGAATTCGTCGATACCCCAGGGAGGGGGTATGTGAAGGATGTTCAATGGTTGCTAAGGGAGTTTGGCCCCTTCATAAGCTTATCCTCAGATATACCCTTTGTCAAGTCCTCCGATATATATTCTCTACTTAAGGAATTTGACGGAAAGGTGAGCTTAACTGGGGTTTTGCCTCTGGAGGTTGTCCCCAAAGACCTGACGCCATACTCTTACATGGGTTACGCGATAGTTGGAATTAATGGTGTTGCCAAGGAAGGAGAGAAATTCTTCGTTTTTTCAAACCCTCTCCTAGCCCTCAATGTGAACACTCCCAGGGAGCTAGAGCTTGCAAAGAGAGTAGCGGAAATAATTAGAGTCCGAGGAATTCGATGA
- a CDS encoding cobyric acid synthase: MGKALMIQGTMSGVGKSLIATALCRIFSDLGYDVVPFKSQNMSLNSAPSIEGGEISRAQYLQAIACRKKPSIKFNPILLKPEGNMRSQVVFLGEPIGSVSARDYMLSKKIELFRKSMEVLKSLMKRHDLVIIEGAGSPVEINLKDYDIANMRVAREVNAPVILVADIDRGGSFAQIVGTMELLSEEERNLVMGFVFNKFRGDPSLLYPGFKFLEKKYGKPVLGVVPYIDHRLPEEDSLAEFPRAKGEVHIQIIKLPHISNFTDFEPLHWANGVDYVTKAEEIKGDIIIIPGSKNTVEDLIWMRENGIEDAIIEAHREGSFIVGICGGFQMLGEKIIDNVESKRGEVKGIGLLPAKTIFAREKRTNHLKAEVLWEPARGMRVEGYEIRFGRSTTRRPFSVIKWVNGRRVEEFEGAVGERTFGTYLHGIFHNFEFTEAFLNLIRREKGLEPIKIREWSIEDEINRFAKIVRESIDVDYIIEFLGL; the protein is encoded by the coding sequence ATGGGGAAAGCTTTAATGATTCAAGGAACGATGTCGGGAGTAGGAAAATCCCTAATAGCAACGGCGCTCTGCCGCATATTCTCGGACTTGGGCTATGATGTTGTTCCATTTAAAAGCCAAAACATGAGCCTAAACTCAGCTCCCAGCATAGAAGGAGGAGAAATAAGCAGGGCTCAATACCTTCAGGCCATAGCGTGTAGAAAGAAGCCAAGCATAAAGTTTAACCCAATTCTGCTCAAGCCCGAAGGTAATATGAGAAGTCAAGTTGTATTCCTTGGGGAACCTATTGGAAGTGTCTCTGCTAGGGACTACATGCTTTCAAAGAAAATAGAGTTGTTTAGAAAGTCAATGGAGGTCCTGAAAAGTCTCATGAAGAGGCATGACCTAGTTATAATAGAAGGAGCTGGAAGCCCCGTGGAAATTAACCTGAAGGACTATGACATAGCCAACATGAGGGTTGCAAGGGAAGTCAATGCCCCAGTTATTTTGGTTGCAGACATTGATAGGGGAGGAAGCTTTGCCCAAATAGTGGGAACAATGGAGTTGTTAAGTGAAGAGGAAAGAAACCTCGTGATGGGATTCGTATTCAATAAGTTCAGAGGAGATCCCAGCCTACTTTATCCAGGTTTCAAATTCTTGGAGAAAAAGTATGGAAAGCCAGTCTTAGGGGTTGTTCCCTACATTGACCACAGGCTTCCAGAAGAAGATTCACTGGCCGAGTTTCCCAGGGCGAAAGGGGAAGTTCACATTCAGATAATAAAACTTCCCCACATAAGCAACTTTACGGACTTTGAGCCTTTGCACTGGGCCAATGGAGTCGACTACGTGACGAAGGCCGAGGAAATTAAAGGTGACATAATAATCATCCCAGGGAGCAAGAATACTGTGGAGGATTTGATTTGGATGAGAGAGAATGGGATTGAGGATGCAATTATTGAAGCCCACCGTGAGGGTTCTTTCATCGTTGGAATTTGCGGAGGATTTCAAATGCTCGGAGAGAAAATTATTGATAACGTAGAGTCCAAGCGGGGAGAAGTAAAAGGAATTGGCCTTTTACCAGCAAAGACAATCTTTGCAAGGGAAAAGAGAACAAATCATCTGAAGGCCGAAGTTTTATGGGAACCAGCCAGAGGAATGAGAGTTGAGGGGTACGAAATTAGGTTTGGAAGGTCAACCACGAGAAGGCCGTTTTCAGTAATTAAGTGGGTAAACGGAAGAAGAGTGGAAGAGTTTGAAGGTGCGGTAGGAGAGAGAACCTTTGGGACTTACCTCCACGGAATATTCCACAACTTTGAGTTTACGGAGGCATTCCTAAATCTGATAAGGAGAGAGAAGGGGCTCGAACCAATAAAAATTCGGGAGTGGAGCATTGAGGATGAGATAAATAGATTTGCAAAGATCGTTCGGGAGAGCATAGACGTAGATTACATCATCGAATTCCTCGGACTCTAA
- a CDS encoding radical SAM protein, translating to MTRVYHIVKFQDGNAYLLFDGCNWRCKYCVWREVTRWSLCLPEKTRQQLDYLWKERKVRYLTVEEVERILEKERVKIAFLGGGEPTLDPELKPLMKALAKRGIKVWLVTNGEGLDDEIVDIAYGITFSIKALDEELHKRITGVSNSKVLENFRRYAKSGKIVAETVYVPGLVECEEIMKIAEFIASINPNIALRIDPLVQGADLEEVDKCIEKVKNVLNAYRIKVKGEVKPPKLLYPVV from the coding sequence ATGACAAGAGTGTATCACATAGTTAAGTTCCAAGATGGGAATGCATACCTCCTCTTTGATGGATGCAACTGGAGATGTAAGTACTGCGTATGGAGGGAAGTCACGCGATGGAGCCTCTGCCTGCCAGAGAAGACAAGACAACAACTAGATTACCTGTGGAAGGAAAGAAAGGTTAGATATTTAACTGTTGAGGAGGTGGAAAGAATTTTAGAGAAGGAAAGAGTAAAGATTGCATTCCTTGGAGGGGGAGAGCCCACGCTCGATCCAGAATTAAAACCCCTAATGAAAGCACTTGCCAAGAGAGGGATAAAGGTCTGGCTTGTGACGAATGGAGAAGGATTAGATGATGAGATTGTTGATATTGCCTATGGGATCACCTTTAGCATAAAGGCTCTCGACGAGGAGCTACACAAGAGAATAACGGGAGTATCCAACTCAAAGGTTTTGGAAAATTTTAGGAGGTACGCAAAAAGTGGAAAGATAGTTGCTGAGACCGTATATGTTCCAGGATTAGTTGAATGCGAAGAGATCATGAAGATAGCGGAATTCATAGCCTCAATAAACCCAAACATTGCCTTAAGGATAGACCCACTAGTTCAAGGCGCGGATTTGGAGGAAGTTGATAAATGCATAGAGAAGGTAAAGAATGTTCTTAATGCATACAGGATAAAGGTAAAGGGAGAAGTAAAACCACCCAAACTTCTCTACCCGGTGGTGTGA
- the cobT gene encoding nicotinate mononucleotide-dependent phosphoribosyltransferase CobT, producing the protein MKSLFLLVLGNTEVSLIPGISVAGATPELTKYTPPADAEYLFYDKPKIIDAIPVTPEGHPTPAIITKAARELANFPILVVRGGTYLAPKVPHVHISSIVGRDFRREPALPEAGEIIERAKLLGQELERSGIEELVIGESTPGGTTTAQAILWALGYEGKTSSASPNNPQELKRRVIEEGFRRAGIEFGGLKGNSLEALRQFGDPMMATVVGLSLGFKGDVVLAGGTQMLAVAAILKGLGEDLSRFMIATTRWVVEDKSATFIKTAREIGIISYAADLDFSKSEFKGLRDYEKGYVKEGVGAGGATWLAVKAGFSPEDVVRKVEELYRKLIS; encoded by the coding sequence ATGAAGTCGCTGTTTCTTTTAGTTCTCGGAAATACTGAAGTTAGCCTAATCCCAGGAATTAGCGTGGCTGGAGCTACACCTGAGCTCACAAAGTATACGCCTCCTGCTGATGCGGAATACCTCTTTTATGATAAGCCCAAGATAATAGATGCAATCCCAGTTACTCCAGAAGGACATCCCACACCAGCGATAATAACTAAAGCCGCGAGGGAGCTGGCAAATTTCCCCATTTTGGTAGTTAGGGGAGGGACTTATTTAGCCCCAAAGGTTCCTCACGTTCACATTAGTTCCATAGTTGGTAGGGATTTTAGGCGAGAGCCTGCTCTTCCCGAAGCTGGTGAGATAATTGAAAGGGCAAAACTTCTCGGGCAAGAATTGGAGAGAAGTGGAATTGAAGAGCTTGTCATTGGAGAATCCACGCCTGGAGGAACCACAACAGCCCAGGCAATCCTTTGGGCCCTAGGGTACGAGGGGAAGACGAGTTCAGCCTCCCCCAATAATCCTCAGGAGTTGAAGAGAAGAGTCATTGAAGAAGGATTTAGAAGGGCTGGAATAGAGTTTGGTGGGCTTAAGGGGAATTCCTTGGAAGCTCTTCGCCAGTTCGGTGATCCAATGATGGCAACTGTCGTTGGGTTGTCCTTGGGATTTAAGGGTGATGTGGTGTTGGCGGGAGGAACTCAAATGCTTGCAGTAGCTGCAATATTGAAAGGACTTGGAGAGGACTTGAGTAGGTTCATGATAGCCACTACTAGATGGGTTGTTGAGGACAAGAGTGCGACCTTCATTAAAACCGCTAGGGAAATTGGAATAATAAGTTATGCAGCGGACTTGGACTTTTCAAAGAGTGAGTTTAAGGGCCTAAGAGATTATGAAAAGGGATACGTGAAGGAGGGAGTTGGTGCAGGAGGAGCTACTTGGCTTGCAGTTAAGGCCGGCTTCTCTCCAGAAGATGTTGTTAGGAAAGTTGAAGAGCTCTACAGAAAGCTAATCTCTTAA